A window of Methylobacterium bullatum genomic DNA:
TCGGCCGATGAGCGGCCTTCCTTGGCGCAGATCTTGTCGATCTCGTCGAGGAAGACGATGCCGTTATTCTCGACCTCGCGGATCGCCTCCTGCGTGAGGGATTCCGTATCCACCAGCTTGTCGGATTCCTCGGCGAGGAGGGGGGCGTAGGCCTCGCGCACCGTCATCCGCTTCGGCTTGCCCTTCTGGCCGCCGAGCGCCTTGCCGAGCATGTCGCCGAGATTGACCGCCCCCATGGACGCGCCCGGCATCCCCGGAATCTCGAACATCGGCAGGCCGGAGGGCGATCCGCCCGACAGTTCGATCTCAACTTCCTTGTCGTCGAGTTCGCTGGCCCTCAGCTTCTTGCGGAAACTGTCGCGGGTGGCCTGGCCCGACGTCGGACCGACCAGGGCATCCAGGATGCGCGATTCCGCCGCCGCCTCGGCCTTCGCCTGGACCGAGCGGCGCTTTTCCTCGCGCTTGAGGCCGATGCCGACCTCCACGAGGTCGCGGACGATCTGCTCCACGTCGCGGCCGACATAGCCGACCTCCGTGAACTTCGTCGCCTCGATCTTGAGGAACGGCGCGCCGGCGAGCTTGGCCAGCCGGCGGGCGATCTCGGTCTTGCCGCAGCCCGTGGGGCCGATCATCAGAATGTTCTTGGGCGCCACCTCCTCCCGCAGGGGACCGACGAGCTGCTGCCGGCGCCAGCGGTTGCGCAGGGCGATGGCAACCGCGCGCTTGGCATCGTGCTGGCCGACGATGAACCGATCGAGCTCGGAGACGATTTCGCGGGGGGAGAAAGTTGTCATC
This region includes:
- the hslU gene encoding ATP-dependent protease ATPase subunit HslU → MTTFSPREIVSELDRFIVGQHDAKRAVAIALRNRWRRQQLVGPLREEVAPKNILMIGPTGCGKTEIARRLAKLAGAPFLKIEATKFTEVGYVGRDVEQIVRDLVEVGIGLKREEKRRSVQAKAEAAAESRILDALVGPTSGQATRDSFRKKLRASELDDKEVEIELSGGSPSGLPMFEIPGMPGASMGAVNLGDMLGKALGGQKGKPKRMTVREAYAPLLAEESDKLVDTESLTQEAIREVENNGIVFLDEIDKICAKEGRSSADVSREGVQRDLLPLIEGTTVATKHGPVKTDHILFIASGAFHVSKPSDLLPELQGRLPIRVELQPLTVEDFKQILTTTEASLLKQTVALMATEGVTLDFTDDAVDALARVAVEVNNSVENIGARRLQTVLERVIDDISFTATDRSGEIVAIDAGYVRERVESLAANADLSRFIL